In a single window of the Poecile atricapillus isolate bPoeAtr1 chromosome 27, bPoeAtr1.hap1, whole genome shotgun sequence genome:
- the LOC131588708 gene encoding ubiquitin carboxyl-terminal hydrolase 17-like protein 6: MATRGNDFFIAEGIAPPERILFPPEKIYMVWQQQQSAGAGLFNVGNTCFLNAVLQCLTYTPPLANYLLSREHSKACQQQGFCMMCTMEAHVNKVLHSPVRQTSSFLGIGEHFQLGMQEDAHDFLCCTVNAMQRACLSASSDLDLSSESTTIIHQIFGGFLRSRVTCFSCKAVSDSYEAFLDVPLDINAASSLTAALEEFVTPEQLDGENCFKCNKCKEKVAASKRFTIHCAPKVLTVCLKRFDCLTGGKMNKAVEYPEYLDLRPYMSEADGEPLYYSLYAVLVHSGDSCHEGHYFCYTKASNGLWYQMDDECVELRSIDTALGQQAYLLFYARCSDLRLGQKASSSLAPSYAPSILSQWAASSKPVASVVPQVLPDRTKDMVLSVEDPGQEEAQSGSPLWGKEACSYVMDTTGCDDATGRNTGPPCFGHDQHVDDAPSGPSNRSLESACGPGDAWEETLLRQKETSSSVWSGYDLHSRK; encoded by the exons ATGGCCACAAGAGGGAACGATTTCT TCATTGCTGAGGGAATAGCTCCCCCAGAAAGGATCCTGTTTCCACCGGAGAAGATTTACATggtctggcagcagcagcagagtgctgGAGCGGGGCTGTTCAATGTGGGCAACACGTGCTTCCTCAACGCTGTCCTGCAGTGTTTGACCTACACCCCGCCACTGGCCAACTACCTGCTGTCCCGAGAGCACAGCAAGGCCT GTCAGCAGCAAGGTTTCTGCATGATGTGCACCATGGAAGCACACGTTAACAAGGTCTTGCATTCCCCTGTCC GACAAACTTCTTCTTTCTTAGGCATAGGAGAACATTTTCAGCTGGGTATGCAGGAAGATGCCCATGACTTCTTGTGCTGTACAGTCAATGCCATGCAGAGAGCTTGTCTGAGCGCAAGCAGCGA CTTGGACCTCTCTTCTGAATCCACTACCATCATCCATCAAATATTTGGGGGCTTTCTGAGATCCAGAG TCACCTGCTTCAGCTGCAAAGCCGTTTCTGACTCCTACGAGGCCTTCCTGGATGTTCCTTTGGATATCAAT GCAGCCTCGTCCctcactgcagctctggaagaGTTTGTGACACCTGAGCAGCTGGATGGtgaaaactgctttaaatgCAACAA GTGTAAGGAGAAGGTTGCTGCCTCCAAGAGGTTCACAATCCACTGTGCACCCAAGGTTCTGACGGTGTGTCTGAAACGGTTTGACTGTTTGACCGGCGGGAAGATGAACAAG GCTGTGGAGTACCCCGAGTACCTGGATCTCCGCCCGTACATGTCCGAGGCCGATGGAGAGCCCCTCTATTACTCCCTGTATGCTGTCCTGGTGCACAGTGGCGACAGCTGCCATGAAGGACACTATTTCTGCTACACCAAG gCCAGCAACGGGCTGTGGTACCAGATGGATGATGAGTGTGTGGAGCTTCGTAGCATTGACACAGCTCTCGGGCAGCAAGCCTACCTGCTGTTTTATGCCAG atgcTCTGATCTGAGGCTTGGACAAAAGGCTTCTTCCTCGCTGGCACCATCATATGCCCCATCCATCCTCAGTCAGTGGGCAGCCAGCAGCAAGCCGGTGGCTTCTGTAGTCCCACAGGTTTTGCCTGACAGGACAAAG GACATGGTGCTGAGTGTGGAAGATCCTGGCCAGGAGGAGGCGCAGAGCGGATCCCCACTGTGGGGCAAGGAAGCCTGCAGCTATGTTATGGACACCACAGGCTGTGATGACGCCACAGGGAGGAACACGGGCCCTCCATGTTTTGGCCATGATCAGCATGTGGATGATGCACCTTCAGGGCCTTCCAACAGGAGCTTGGAGTCGGCGTGTGGACCTGGGGATGCTTGGGAGGAAACCCTGCTGAGGCAGAAAGAGACAAGCAGTTCCGTGTGGAGCGGCTACGACctccacagcagaaaataa